The Prosthecobacter sp. SYSU 5D2 genome has a window encoding:
- a CDS encoding prepilin-type N-terminal cleavage/methylation domain-containing protein — MFIHRTVRSRKAWKGFTLLEVIAALALISLIIGGVYGVADGALKLSASMSRARTAELRVSNFVHQWRDWLESVPPTIRLSSGLEKVKRGAAGTLLVEGGPSPFAWTPSVQRADAVEFATVKGDKPKSLMLLVRHLKKLEKPTALDDYEEIAALPLLTGLREFKTSFYDPVEKRWYTSWDAKKREKPPLFMKLEFSFLEDPREHEATFWVADDLAVPSG; from the coding sequence ATGTTTATTCACCGCACAGTCCGTAGCCGAAAGGCGTGGAAGGGGTTCACCCTGCTGGAGGTCATCGCCGCGCTGGCGCTGATCTCGCTCATCATTGGTGGGGTGTATGGGGTGGCGGATGGGGCGCTGAAGCTGAGTGCTTCCATGAGCCGCGCGCGGACGGCGGAGCTGCGGGTGAGCAACTTCGTGCATCAATGGCGCGACTGGTTGGAATCTGTGCCGCCCACGATCCGCCTGAGCTCGGGCCTGGAAAAGGTGAAGCGCGGTGCGGCGGGCACGCTGCTGGTGGAGGGCGGGCCGTCACCGTTCGCCTGGACGCCATCGGTGCAGCGGGCGGATGCGGTGGAGTTCGCGACGGTGAAGGGGGACAAGCCGAAGTCGTTGATGCTGCTGGTGCGCCATTTGAAGAAGCTGGAGAAACCGACGGCGCTGGATGATTACGAGGAGATCGCGGCGCTGCCGCTGCTGACGGGGCTGCGGGAGTTCAAGACATCTTTTTATGATCCGGTGGAGAAGCGCTGGTACACGAGCTGGGATGCGAAGAAGCGTGAGAAACCGCCGCTGTTTATGAAGCTGGAGTTTTCCTTTTTAGAGGATCCGCGAGAACATGAGGCGACGTTTTGGGTGGCGGATGATCTGGCGGTGCCGAGTGGGTGA
- a CDS encoding prepilin-type N-terminal cleavage/methylation domain-containing protein has product MADRSVRAPLSVAAQGFALLEIVLAIALFSIVAVGMTRALDQIAQTSKQSRQEAQVLRVLESVLAEVAHQPALKETTVNFPKSADGVDARASIVKVKLITKDKTELDSMFKVEAEAWLETGFNRSLKRRMETYVYSPHSP; this is encoded by the coding sequence ATGGCGGACAGGAGTGTCCGCGCTCCTCTCTCTGTGGCTGCGCAGGGCTTTGCGCTGCTGGAGATTGTGCTCGCCATCGCATTATTTTCGATTGTGGCGGTGGGGATGACGCGGGCGCTGGACCAGATTGCGCAGACGTCGAAGCAGTCGCGGCAGGAGGCGCAGGTGCTGCGGGTGCTGGAATCGGTGCTGGCGGAGGTGGCGCATCAGCCGGCGCTGAAGGAGACGACGGTGAACTTTCCCAAAAGCGCGGACGGGGTGGATGCACGCGCGAGCATTGTGAAAGTGAAGCTCATCACGAAGGACAAGACGGAGCTGGACAGCATGTTTAAAGTGGAGGCGGAGGCGTGGCTGGAGACGGGGTTCAATCGGTCGCTGAAGAGGCGCATGGAAACGTATGTTTATTCACCGCACAGTCCGTAG